One Nicotiana sylvestris chromosome 12, ASM39365v2, whole genome shotgun sequence genomic window carries:
- the LOC138883469 gene encoding uncharacterized protein, protein MELILITSDKIEEIAESSSASQKSRKRVRRKLKESPPCKILRHDVLPEERYELKCIVDKCDWNVRATRIKYSTLFRVIKYHNIHECSVDARKSDQKHATSNFISEQIIEHVRGKKIEVTLAFVENEMKKKFRIDIDYHKAWCAIQKVVACIRGIPEENYQILPPYLHMMAGKNPGTYTSIKRDAQNRFAYMFFAHSASIVGWYYYRPVIDANNQIFSLCFGVADSENNEAYIWFFGEMRKAIQVRHELLFLSDRNQSIVNGIRKVFPEAHHGICLYHFEKNLKQRHAKATVINLFQSVARSYKHEDFNQLMSQLKSIDKKTYNYIMEEPPERWARSWFPQRRYYMLTTNIVESMNSVLLKGREMPILRMLDFIQEMLGEWFYKRRKKANETFHRVSIWAEEEMTKKMDLACKTFVGIFINFNFLYLLQ, encoded by the exons ATGGAGCTTATACTGATAACATCAGATAAAATTGAAGAAATTGCTGAAAGTTCTAGTGCTTCtcagaaatcaagaaaaagagtAAGGAGAAAGCTGAAAGAATCTCCACCATGTAAAATACTTAGGCACGATGTGTTGCCTGAGGAA AGATACGAGCTGAAATGCATCGTGGACAAATGTGATTGGAATGTACGTGCTACCAGAATAAAATATTCCACACTATTCAGGGTGATAAAATATCATAACATCCATGAATGCTCGGTTGATGCAAGAAAATCAGATCAGAAGCATGCTAcatcaaattttataagtgaacaaattatagaacatgttcgaggcaaaaagatagaggttacactagcctttgtagaaaatgaaatgaaaaagaaatttagAATTGACATTGATTATCACAAGGCATGGTGTGCTATTCAAAAAGTTGTTGCTTGCATAAGGGGAATACCTGAAGAGAACTACCAGATTCTTCCTCCATACCTTCACATGATGGCGGGCAAAAACCCAGGAACGTACACAAGCATAAAAAGAGATGCGCAGAATAG ATTTGCTTACATGTTCTTTGCTCATTCGGCATCAATAGTTGGTTGGTACTACTATAGACCTGTTATT GATGCAAACAATCAAATCTTTTCTCTATGTTTTGGTGTAGCAGATTCAGAAAACAATGAGGCATACATTTGGTTCTTTGGGGAAatgagaaaagcaattcaagtccgTCATGAACTGCTTTTCTTGTCAGATAGAAACCAATCGATTGTAAATGGGATTAGAAAAGTTTTTCCTGAAGCTCACCATGGTATATGCCTCTATCACTTTGAAAAAAATTTAAAGCAAAGACATGCAAAAGCCACAgtaataaatctttttcaaagtgtTGCAAGGTCATACAAACATGAAGATTTTAATCAGTTAATGTCCCAACTCAAAAGTATTGACAAGAAAACATACAATTACATAATGGAAGAGCCTCCCGAGAGATGGGCTCGATCGTGGTTCCCACAACGACGTTATTATATGCTAACAACAAACATAGTAGAATCAATGAATTCCGTTTTACTAAAAGGGAGAGAAATGCCTATTTTAAGAATGTTAGATTTCATCCAAGAAATGTTGGGAGAGTGGTTTTACAAACGGAGAAAAAAGGCAAATGAAACTTTTCACAGAGTATCAATATGGGCAGAAGAAGAGATGACTAAGAAGATGGACTTGGCTTGCAAAACATTTGTGGgtatatttattaacttcaactttttatatctgttgcagtga